Proteins encoded together in one Anaerotignum propionicum DSM 1682 window:
- a CDS encoding 4Fe-4S binding protein, producing MLSGKGGTGKTFVSVNLAVTAKNAICIDCDVEEPNGRLFLKPEESVTEEVYTKLPQVLEEKCIGCRKCVDSCRFNAMGFIKNSPLVFPEVCHSCGACSLLCPTGAIYELKRPIGIVERGRNKEVQVITGILNIGEASGIPVIQNALDTKITEKSIMIIDCPPGSACSVMESVQTADYCLLVVEATIFGFHNFKMVYELVSLLQKPCGVVINKGDYTYYPLINFCKENNITILCCIPYQEKLAQIGANGEVASEKDDETRMIFSTLLDKIRMEVRE from the coding sequence GTGTTAAGTGGAAAGGGAGGAACCGGAAAAACCTTCGTTTCGGTAAACCTTGCCGTTACAGCAAAAAATGCAATCTGTATAGATTGTGATGTGGAAGAACCAAATGGAAGACTGTTTTTAAAGCCTGAGGAAAGTGTTACGGAGGAAGTTTATACAAAATTGCCACAGGTTCTAGAGGAAAAATGCATCGGCTGTCGTAAGTGTGTAGATTCATGCAGATTTAATGCTATGGGATTTATCAAAAATAGCCCACTTGTTTTTCCTGAGGTTTGTCATTCCTGTGGTGCTTGTTCTCTTCTCTGTCCCACTGGGGCAATTTATGAGTTAAAACGTCCCATTGGTATTGTGGAGAGAGGTAGAAATAAAGAGGTACAGGTAATTACAGGCATTTTAAATATCGGTGAAGCAAGTGGTATACCTGTTATTCAAAATGCTTTGGATACAAAAATTACTGAAAAAAGTATAATGATCATTGATTGTCCTCCAGGGAGCGCTTGCTCAGTTATGGAAAGTGTGCAAACAGCGGATTACTGTCTTTTGGTGGTAGAGGCCACCATCTTTGGATTTCACAATTTCAAAATGGTGTACGAGCTTGTGTCACTTTTACAGAAGCCTTGCGGTGTAGTGATAAATAAAGGGGATTACACCTATTATCCATTGATTAATTTTTGTAAAGAAAACAACATTACTATCCTTTGCTGTATACCTTATCAGGAAAAGTTAGCTCAAATTGGGGCAAATGGTGAAGTGGCTAGTGAGAAAGATGATGAAACCAGGATGATATTTTCCACGCTCCTAGATAAAATCCGAATGGAGGTGAGGGAATGA
- a CDS encoding 5'-nucleotidase C-terminal domain-containing protein: MALVHLGVDDESIGRRSIDVANAVKGIDLIIDGHSHTVMDGGQKVNDTLIVSTGSYLENVGTIVINESSKEAVAKLMSAADYKTSIGKYDESLVNMVAADKTEVDTYYAGLFAKSEVSLNGEREPGVRTEETNLGDFASDAFLYAGRKYAEEQKLGINVDVAISNGGGIRASIPAGDISLNTLYTVFPYGNTVELVTVTGAQLLEILEASTFCTPTALGGFPQIAGAEYTINTAVEYKNGSQYPNSTYYAPAAPGSRVTITSVGGKAFDPKANYTVVVNSFQAEGGDTYYALTQGSFKQNTGIVDADALIQYVNSMKGVIGKEYAKPQGRITMVSKPSAMPEVKPEKEVVEKPVAEPETKAPVANAPEAAPEKAPTQIFSDVYKVAKGDSLWKIAKNLMGDGNQWRTIYEYNREQIKDPAKIYIGQELVIKK; this comes from the coding sequence GTGGCACTGGTACATTTGGGAGTTGATGATGAAAGTATTGGCAGACGCTCAATTGATGTTGCAAATGCAGTAAAGGGTATTGATTTAATCATTGATGGACATAGCCATACAGTAATGGATGGTGGTCAAAAGGTGAATGATACATTAATTGTGAGCACAGGTTCTTATTTGGAAAACGTGGGAACAATTGTCATCAATGAGTCTTCAAAGGAAGCTGTTGCAAAGCTGATGAGTGCCGCTGATTACAAGACAAGCATTGGCAAATATGATGAGTCTTTAGTAAATATGGTTGCAGCGGATAAGACTGAGGTTGATACATATTATGCAGGTCTCTTTGCAAAATCAGAGGTTAGTTTGAATGGGGAGCGAGAGCCAGGCGTTCGTACAGAGGAAACCAACTTAGGGGATTTTGCATCGGATGCATTCTTGTATGCAGGCAGAAAATATGCTGAAGAACAAAAATTAGGCATAAATGTGGATGTGGCAATCTCTAATGGTGGTGGCATTCGTGCCAGCATTCCTGCGGGGGACATCTCTCTGAACACTTTGTATACCGTATTCCCTTATGGTAATACAGTTGAGCTAGTAACAGTTACAGGAGCACAGCTTCTTGAAATTCTGGAGGCTTCTACGTTCTGTACGCCTACAGCCTTAGGTGGCTTCCCTCAGATTGCGGGGGCGGAATACACCATAAACACAGCTGTGGAATATAAAAACGGATCGCAATATCCGAATTCTACATATTACGCACCTGCTGCTCCGGGCAGTCGTGTTACAATAACCAGTGTAGGAGGCAAGGCATTCGATCCTAAGGCCAACTATACCGTGGTAGTAAATAGCTTTCAGGCAGAAGGCGGTGACACCTACTATGCTTTGACACAAGGGTCATTCAAGCAGAATACCGGTATTGTTGACGCAGATGCTTTGATTCAGTATGTGAATTCTATGAAGGGTGTCATTGGTAAGGAATATGCTAAGCCTCAGGGTAGAATTACAATGGTTTCTAAACCATCTGCTATGCCCGAAGTGAAACCCGAGAAGGAAGTTGTTGAGAAACCTGTAGCAGAGCCGGAAACAAAGGCTCCAGTTGCAAATGCTCCAGAAGCAGCACCTGAAAAGGCACCTACCCAAATTTTTTCAGATGTGTATAAAGTTGCCAAAGGGGATAGCCTGTGGAAAATTGCTAAGAACCTTATGGGGGATGGTAATCAATGGAGAACTATTTACGAGTACAATAGAGAACAAATTAAAGACCCAGCTAAAATTTATATTGGTCAGGAATTGGTTATTAAAAAGTAA
- a CDS encoding P1 family peptidase, which translates to MNHNLLDIKGIKVGHAENTHGKTGVTVIIAENGAVCGVDVRGAAPGTRETDLLNPINSMEKVNAVVLSGGSAFGLEASCGVMQYLEEKGIGFDVGVTKVPIIPAAVLYDLENGDVFCRPNQEMGRKACENATDKILLEGDVGAGCGATVGKLRGTLGWCNSGIGSWAETTENGITVGSLIAVNAFGDILEKGTIIAGTKDEDGNFLDTAKGIIRYASTLSFSGKNTTIGVIATNVKLTKAQAAKVAGMAHDGLARCISPVHTTMDGDTLFCLSTGEIELPTAPVDLVGIMAAKVTEEAVLRGVKAAKPF; encoded by the coding sequence ATGAATCATAATCTTTTAGATATTAAGGGTATCAAAGTAGGCCATGCCGAAAATACCCATGGCAAAACGGGAGTAACCGTTATTATTGCCGAAAACGGAGCCGTTTGCGGTGTCGACGTAAGGGGTGCAGCCCCGGGCACACGAGAAACAGACCTTTTAAATCCCATTAATTCCATGGAAAAAGTAAATGCCGTTGTTCTTTCCGGCGGCTCTGCCTTTGGGTTGGAAGCCTCCTGCGGTGTCATGCAGTATTTGGAAGAAAAAGGAATAGGCTTTGATGTTGGGGTAACGAAAGTCCCCATTATTCCTGCCGCCGTCCTTTATGACTTGGAAAATGGCGATGTCTTTTGCCGTCCTAATCAGGAGATGGGCAGGAAAGCCTGTGAAAACGCCACAGACAAAATTCTACTTGAGGGAGATGTGGGAGCAGGCTGTGGTGCAACGGTAGGTAAACTCAGGGGCACCTTAGGCTGGTGCAACAGTGGCATCGGCTCATGGGCAGAAACGACAGAAAACGGCATAACCGTTGGATCCCTGATTGCCGTAAATGCCTTTGGAGATATATTGGAAAAGGGAACAATCATTGCAGGAACAAAAGATGAAGATGGGAACTTTCTGGATACTGCAAAGGGGATTATCCGGTATGCCTCTACCCTTTCCTTCAGTGGAAAAAACACCACAATCGGTGTCATTGCAACCAATGTCAAGCTCACAAAAGCCCAAGCAGCGAAGGTGGCGGGAATGGCTCACGATGGATTGGCAAGGTGTATTTCTCCTGTTCACACCACCATGGATGGAGATACTCTGTTCTGCCTTTCAACGGGAGAAATCGAACTACCTACAGCCCCCGTGGATTTGGTGGGAATTATGGCGGCAAAGGTTACGGAAGAAGCTGTACTTCGTGGTGTAAAGGCGGCAAAACCTTTCTAA
- a CDS encoding NlpC/P60 family protein, whose product MTGHELVAFARSKLGTAYVYGMKGAVLTQANFNYLQGQYGKKCVWDSDEKKVGKVCVDCSGLISWATGVVLGSAQLFDSAIKKEAISTIKQAPVGALVWMKGHVGIYTGMKNGVPYYIAADGSAYGVREVPLSKNKFTHWLLMDYINYAERDDEVVTREKIIVNGKECEVDMIREDGVTYIKTRDIAELLGLKVGSKGSVPMLEMK is encoded by the coding sequence ATGACAGGACATGAATTAGTAGCTTTTGCACGTTCTAAGTTAGGAACGGCATATGTATACGGTATGAAGGGCGCTGTATTGACACAGGCCAACTTCAATTATCTGCAGGGGCAATACGGAAAAAAGTGTGTATGGGATTCTGATGAAAAGAAGGTAGGCAAGGTTTGTGTGGACTGCTCCGGGCTGATTTCTTGGGCTACTGGGGTTGTGCTTGGCTCTGCCCAACTATTTGATAGTGCAATCAAAAAGGAGGCTATTAGCACAATTAAACAGGCTCCTGTGGGTGCTTTGGTCTGGATGAAAGGGCATGTGGGTATTTATACCGGTATGAAAAATGGTGTGCCATATTACATAGCTGCAGATGGTTCGGCGTATGGGGTACGAGAGGTACCGCTAAGTAAGAACAAATTTACCCATTGGCTGTTGATGGATTATATTAATTATGCAGAAAGGGATGATGAAGTGGTAACTAGAGAAAAGATTATTGTAAATGGTAAAGAGTGTGAAGTGGATATGATTCGGGAGGATGGGGTTACATATATTAAGACTAGAGATATTGCGGAGTTGTTGGGGTTAAAGGTTGGGAGTAAGGGCAGTGTGCCAATGCTTGAGATGAAATAA
- a CDS encoding small basic family protein, which translates to MMSVPVIGLVLGVIIGITSGVVIPYGYASYVAIAILACLDSVLGGIYAISQKQFDLKIFSSGFFCNGILAVGLVWLGNQLNINLSIAAVVVYGSRIFNNFSQIRRFLLNKPEKQIIVVTEKGE; encoded by the coding sequence ATGATGAGTGTGCCTGTTATTGGTTTGGTTTTGGGCGTTATTATTGGAATAACTAGCGGTGTGGTAATTCCTTATGGTTATGCCAGCTATGTGGCAATTGCAATTTTAGCATGCCTTGATTCGGTTTTAGGTGGTATTTATGCCATTTCACAAAAGCAATTTGATTTGAAAATTTTTTCCAGTGGGTTTTTCTGTAATGGAATTCTTGCTGTTGGCTTGGTTTGGCTTGGGAATCAACTGAATATCAACCTTTCAATTGCTGCGGTGGTTGTTTACGGTTCTCGCATTTTTAACAATTTTAGTCAGATTCGCAGATTTTTATTGAATAAACCTGAAAAACAGATTATAGTAGTAACGGAAAAAGGAGAATAA
- a CDS encoding DUF881 domain-containing protein, whose protein sequence is MGKNHYLYGLTLICVLLGTIIGIQYNTVKKQNGLTENQRLTELTATLKKVQEENEALQGHLKEKEQIIADYESGLDYGATIDNLQNELEKLRLFAGLTEVHGAGILVTMNDSSTKKGGDSNAYLVHAEDILSVINELNVGGAEAISINGQRIVGKSSVSCAGSIVMVNGERVAAPFEIKAVGDGDILQSALKFPGGVVDNLAPWGIEINIHKEANIIVPPYTQTILWKATASEQEVAG, encoded by the coding sequence ATGGGAAAAAACCATTATTTATATGGACTTACGTTAATTTGTGTGTTGTTGGGAACGATTATTGGCATTCAGTACAATACGGTGAAAAAGCAAAATGGTTTAACGGAAAATCAGCGTTTGACGGAATTGACTGCTACCTTAAAAAAGGTACAGGAGGAAAATGAAGCCCTCCAAGGGCATTTAAAGGAAAAGGAACAAATCATTGCTGATTATGAAAGCGGTTTGGACTATGGTGCCACCATTGATAATTTACAAAATGAATTAGAAAAGCTTCGTTTATTTGCGGGGCTGACTGAGGTTCATGGTGCGGGAATTTTGGTAACCATGAATGATAGCAGCACAAAAAAAGGTGGCGACAGCAATGCCTATTTGGTACATGCGGAGGACATCCTTTCTGTAATCAATGAATTAAACGTAGGCGGCGCTGAAGCAATTTCCATTAATGGACAGCGTATTGTGGGAAAAAGCAGTGTAAGCTGTGCCGGATCTATTGTAATGGTAAATGGGGAAAGAGTAGCGGCGCCTTTTGAAATTAAGGCTGTGGGCGACGGAGATATTTTGCAATCTGCTTTGAAATTTCCTGGGGGTGTAGTGGACAATTTGGCACCATGGGGAATTGAAATTAATATACACAAGGAAGCAAATATCATTGTTCCACCCTATACACAAACAATTCTTTGGAAAGCAACTGCTTCGGAACAGGAGGTAGCGGGATGA
- a CDS encoding NifB/NifX family molybdenum-iron cluster-binding protein: protein MNMKIAVACMGELVAQHFGHCEGFSIFETEHGQIVGEKAVANPGHKPGFLPNFLGDMGIEVMISGGMGGGAIEIFNERKIEVILGAEGSAKNAVESYLKGELKSTGSICHEHKHAHECGNH from the coding sequence ATGAATATGAAAATTGCAGTAGCATGTATGGGAGAATTGGTTGCACAACATTTTGGGCATTGTGAAGGTTTTTCTATATTTGAAACAGAGCATGGCCAAATAGTTGGAGAAAAAGCAGTTGCAAATCCCGGACATAAACCAGGATTCTTACCTAATTTTTTAGGCGATATGGGTATTGAAGTAATGATTTCAGGCGGAATGGGTGGCGGAGCCATTGAAATTTTCAATGAAAGAAAAATTGAAGTGATTTTGGGCGCAGAGGGCAGCGCCAAAAATGCGGTTGAAAGCTATTTGAAGGGTGAATTAAAATCAACAGGGTCCATTTGTCATGAACACAAACATGCCCACGAATGTGGAAATCATTAA
- a CDS encoding DMT family transporter: MTNKQKVWGLGFLSVFLWASAFPLTKVVQEQFTSYPLGFLRCSIAAILLLIIGKCSHIHMPKKEDIPWFFLSGAMGFTLYMIAFNTGIQSLTSATSSIVIAITPILTAILAAKLYDEKIRPVGWLSIIMAFIGVLILLLWEGVFSINIGLVWTICAAIVFCGYNILSRRLSQKGYSSLEIVTYSMLCGAILLGFWSVESFRQMTNASAKHIFSLIYLGALPSAGAYFFWGKAMSLAERTSEVTNFMFITPLLSTIMGFIILKEVPNMGTFIGGAVIIVSIVVFNLKGKG; encoded by the coding sequence ATGACAAACAAACAAAAAGTATGGGGGCTTGGATTTTTGAGTGTGTTTTTATGGGCATCAGCCTTCCCCCTTACAAAGGTTGTTCAAGAGCAATTCACCTCATACCCTTTAGGCTTTCTACGATGCAGTATTGCAGCAATTTTATTACTGATTATTGGCAAATGCTCTCACATACATATGCCAAAAAAAGAGGATATCCCGTGGTTTTTCCTTTCCGGCGCTATGGGTTTTACGCTTTACATGATTGCCTTTAATACAGGTATTCAATCATTAACTTCAGCCACATCCAGTATTGTCATTGCCATTACCCCCATTCTTACGGCAATATTAGCTGCAAAGCTTTATGATGAAAAGATACGCCCCGTAGGTTGGTTGTCAATCATAATGGCATTTATCGGTGTTTTGATTCTACTCCTTTGGGAGGGCGTTTTCTCAATAAATATTGGATTAGTTTGGACAATTTGTGCTGCTATTGTTTTTTGCGGGTATAACATACTAAGCAGAAGACTTTCACAAAAAGGGTACTCTTCTTTGGAAATCGTTACATATAGTATGCTCTGCGGCGCAATTTTGCTGGGCTTTTGGTCTGTTGAAAGCTTCCGGCAAATGACGAATGCCAGCGCCAAACACATTTTTTCTCTAATTTATTTAGGTGCTTTACCCAGCGCAGGTGCATACTTTTTTTGGGGCAAAGCAATGTCCTTAGCGGAACGTACCAGCGAAGTAACCAATTTTATGTTCATCACCCCCCTCCTTTCCACAATTATGGGATTTATTATTTTAAAAGAAGTACCAAATATGGGCACTTTCATCGGTGGTGCAGTAATCATTGTCAGTATTGTTGTATTTAATCTGAAAGGAAAGGGATAA
- the murA gene encoding UDP-N-acetylglucosamine 1-carboxyvinyltransferase, translating into MGYYLIEGGKPISGEFAVRGSKNAALPILAATLLAEDEVVLENCPLIRDFYLTLDILRELGCRVELTGRTAVIDTRQIQDVKIREETVQKMRSSILFLGALLGRERKAILGHPGGCAIGERPIDIHLKAFEKMGVEIIEEDGLFYCEAPHILGYHIYLNYPSVGATENILLLAVKAEGVTVIHNAAREPEIVALVRFLRACGAEIYGEGTPSIMIEGVKKLHGAYFSIPFDRIEAGTFLCASAMTGGELYLTGIEKNDIETTLEALVKTGCQFNIEAERIWMKPPKELKSGFSLVTGPFPGFPTDMQPLMMSLLTLAKGTCMISETVFEARFRHADELCRMGADIVIEDRVAQIKGCGGLHGAEVFGRDLRGGAALLIAALAAEGKSTVYGSEYVERGYEKIEDALSLLGGNVRLME; encoded by the coding sequence ATGGGGTACTACTTGATTGAGGGCGGAAAACCCATAAGCGGAGAGTTTGCGGTAAGAGGGAGTAAAAATGCGGCATTACCCATTTTGGCGGCAACGCTTCTTGCGGAGGATGAAGTGGTGCTGGAAAATTGCCCGCTGATTCGAGACTTTTATCTAACGCTGGATATTTTAAGGGAGCTGGGGTGCAGGGTTGAGCTCACCGGCAGAACAGCGGTCATTGACACAAGACAAATCCAAGATGTAAAGATTCGGGAGGAAACGGTGCAAAAAATGCGTTCCTCCATCCTTTTTTTAGGTGCTCTTTTGGGAAGGGAGCGAAAAGCCATTCTAGGGCATCCCGGTGGTTGTGCCATTGGAGAGCGCCCTATTGATATTCATTTGAAGGCTTTTGAAAAAATGGGTGTAGAAATTATAGAGGAGGACGGACTTTTTTATTGTGAAGCACCTCATATTTTAGGGTATCATATTTATTTGAACTATCCCAGTGTGGGTGCGACGGAGAATATTTTGCTTCTAGCGGTAAAGGCAGAAGGGGTTACGGTTATTCATAATGCGGCGAGAGAGCCGGAAATTGTAGCTCTGGTTCGTTTTTTACGTGCCTGTGGGGCTGAAATTTATGGAGAAGGCACACCGTCTATTATGATAGAGGGAGTGAAAAAGCTCCACGGAGCATATTTCTCTATACCTTTTGATCGAATTGAGGCAGGAACTTTCTTATGTGCCTCTGCCATGACGGGTGGAGAGCTTTACCTGACAGGTATTGAAAAAAATGATATTGAAACTACCCTTGAGGCATTGGTAAAAACAGGATGTCAATTTAATATAGAGGCAGAACGTATTTGGATGAAACCGCCCAAGGAACTGAAATCCGGGTTTTCGTTGGTTACTGGTCCATTTCCGGGTTTTCCTACTGATATGCAACCCCTCATGATGAGTCTATTGACATTAGCAAAGGGAACTTGTATGATTAGTGAAACAGTATTTGAGGCTCGTTTCCGTCATGCTGACGAACTGTGTCGAATGGGTGCCGATATTGTAATTGAGGACAGAGTTGCACAAATTAAGGGTTGCGGCGGGCTTCACGGTGCTGAGGTTTTTGGCCGGGATTTACGAGGTGGTGCGGCGCTTTTGATTGCAGCTTTGGCGGCAGAAGGGAAAAGCACTGTATACGGATCTGAATATGTAGAACGAGGGTACGAAAAAATTGAGGACGCCTTATCTTTGTTGGGCGGCAATGTACGGCTGATGGAGTGA
- a CDS encoding metallophosphoesterase has protein sequence MKHGKKVLSLLLSLSMMVGLTVPVLAGTMDGKLVIIHTNDMHGYYQTGEKSIGIAGVKGLKDYYTAQGADVILLDAGDFSQGTTLVNHSKGLKAAEYLVSAGYDGVSLGNHEFDFGFDSLLDIVAVLKAGKVPVLDANILKKGTNEPYFGDNIVLEKGGMKIGVFGLDTAETQTKSSPSSVKDVTFLDGKEMTAAAQAQVDALKKKDVIILWHWYIWELMMKVLADAQLMLQMQ, from the coding sequence ATGAAACATGGGAAAAAGGTTTTATCTTTACTGCTGTCCTTATCCATGATGGTGGGGTTAACTGTTCCAGTGCTTGCGGGTACAATGGATGGAAAGTTGGTAATTATCCATACTAATGACATGCATGGATATTACCAGACGGGGGAAAAAAGCATTGGTATTGCTGGTGTGAAGGGTCTTAAGGATTATTATACTGCCCAAGGTGCAGATGTTATTCTCTTGGATGCAGGAGATTTTTCACAGGGAACTACCCTGGTAAATCATTCCAAGGGACTAAAGGCGGCTGAATACCTTGTTTCAGCAGGATATGACGGCGTTTCTCTAGGCAATCATGAATTTGATTTTGGATTTGACTCTCTTTTGGACATAGTTGCTGTATTAAAGGCTGGTAAAGTGCCTGTTCTGGATGCTAATATTTTGAAAAAGGGCACGAATGAGCCCTATTTCGGGGATAATATTGTGTTGGAAAAGGGAGGTATGAAGATTGGTGTGTTCGGCTTAGATACGGCGGAGACACAAACAAAATCAAGCCCTAGCAGTGTGAAGGATGTAACCTTTTTGGATGGAAAAGAGATGACTGCCGCTGCCCAAGCACAAGTAGATGCATTAAAGAAAAAGGATGTAATTATATTGTGGCACTGGTACATTTGGGAGTTGATGATGAAAGTATTGGCAGACGCTCAATTGATGTTGCAAATGCAGTAA
- a CDS encoding 4Fe-4S dicluster-binding protein, giving the protein MKKLLILSGKGGTGKTTTTAAFIDFSKADAFADCDVDAPNLHLIAGMKGSPQKTHYYGSEKAIIDDKKCVDCGVCNQNCRFQGIIRADGRYSVNPYACEGCGVCMYTCPVGAVTMEEDIAGELALYWEERLFSTAKLKMGRGNSGKLVTAVKKQLEQGHDNEELAIIDGSPGIVCPVIASISGVDMVLIVAEPSLSGISDMKRILRTAEIFQVRMAVCVNKYDTCIENTEEIKRLCQREGIPFVGCIPYDEKVSVAVNEGHSISKINCPARDALYQVYENIKVYFI; this is encoded by the coding sequence ATGAAGAAACTCCTGATTTTAAGCGGCAAGGGTGGGACAGGAAAGACCACAACAACCGCTGCGTTCATTGATTTTTCTAAGGCTGATGCTTTTGCCGATTGTGATGTGGACGCTCCCAATTTACATCTGATTGCAGGAATGAAGGGGAGTCCCCAAAAGACGCATTATTATGGTTCAGAAAAAGCAATCATTGATGATAAAAAGTGTGTAGACTGTGGTGTTTGTAATCAAAACTGTAGATTTCAAGGTATTATTAGGGCAGACGGAAGATATTCTGTGAATCCTTACGCTTGTGAGGGTTGTGGCGTATGCATGTATACCTGTCCCGTAGGAGCGGTAACCATGGAGGAAGACATTGCCGGGGAGCTGGCACTTTATTGGGAGGAACGGTTATTTTCCACTGCCAAGCTTAAAATGGGACGAGGTAACTCGGGTAAGTTAGTTACAGCGGTGAAAAAGCAGCTGGAGCAAGGCCATGATAATGAGGAACTCGCCATCATTGATGGTTCCCCTGGAATAGTGTGTCCTGTAATAGCCTCAATCAGTGGTGTGGATATGGTTTTGATTGTTGCGGAGCCTTCGCTATCCGGTATCAGTGATATGAAGCGTATTTTAAGAACAGCTGAAATTTTTCAGGTGAGGATGGCTGTTTGTGTCAATAAATATGATACTTGCATTGAAAACACGGAGGAAATCAAGAGATTGTGCCAGAGGGAGGGAATTCCATTTGTAGGATGCATTCCCTATGATGAAAAGGTTTCTGTCGCAGTCAATGAAGGGCATAGTATATCCAAAATTAACTGCCCAGCAAGGGATGCACTATATCAAGTTTACGAAAATATCAAGGTATATTTTATATAG
- a CDS encoding cell division protein FtsQ/DivIB, protein MALKKKKRIDNVEILEELDYYERPPGRKINLKFVIGFLMLIIVIAGILFSPLFAVKEIRAEGAEHFTTTELAEMISLTHGDNLILFGKGKAEKILKQDPYIAEVKLKAQLPNTMVIQVKERKARGYVSYMGAYLYIDEEGRVLETQNTYHEALPIVTGLKFDSFLLGEVLPVENKDSLQVVLQMSQLMKKYNLLDIVVEIDVTDPKDVYANVNKVLIHLGDMKDADQKVRIMGEIMKTIPKEDRGTLDLRDLNKPIIFQYLT, encoded by the coding sequence ATGGCATTGAAAAAAAAGAAACGCATTGACAACGTAGAAATATTAGAGGAACTTGATTATTATGAAAGACCCCCAGGGCGAAAAATAAACTTAAAATTTGTCATCGGTTTTTTAATGCTTATCATTGTAATTGCGGGGATTTTATTTTCTCCTCTTTTTGCAGTGAAGGAAATTCGAGCGGAGGGTGCAGAGCATTTTACAACAACTGAGCTGGCAGAGATGATTTCCCTTACCCATGGAGACAATTTGATTTTATTCGGAAAGGGAAAAGCTGAAAAAATCTTAAAACAGGATCCTTACATTGCAGAAGTGAAATTAAAAGCCCAATTGCCCAACACCATGGTGATTCAGGTGAAGGAGCGAAAGGCAAGAGGTTATGTATCTTATATGGGTGCATACCTTTACATAGATGAAGAAGGCCGCGTTTTAGAAACACAGAATACGTATCATGAGGCTTTGCCAATCGTAACAGGACTTAAATTTGACAGCTTTCTTTTGGGAGAAGTGTTGCCAGTGGAAAATAAAGACTCATTGCAGGTAGTTTTACAGATGTCTCAATTGATGAAAAAATATAATCTTTTGGATATTGTGGTTGAAATTGATGTGACTGACCCCAAGGATGTATATGCTAATGTTAATAAAGTTTTGATTCATTTGGGGGACATGAAGGATGCGGATCAAAAGGTTCGAATCATGGGTGAAATTATGAAAACAATTCCTAAGGAGGATAGAGGGACCTTGGATTTAAGGGATTTGAATAAACCTATTATTTTTCAATATCTCACATAA
- a CDS encoding NifB/NifX family molybdenum-iron cluster-binding protein — protein MESEVCVSFGRAPYFLVYDTQSDVSNFFENPGAASQGGAGIKAAQAIVDAMAETLLTVRCGENSAEVFQGAGIKVYKTTKVSAKENIEAFQKGELAPLTHFHGGFHGKI, from the coding sequence ATGGAATCTGAGGTATGTGTTTCATTTGGCAGAGCACCTTATTTTTTAGTTTATGATACGCAGAGTGACGTTTCTAACTTTTTTGAGAACCCAGGGGCGGCGTCACAAGGTGGCGCAGGCATAAAAGCGGCTCAGGCTATTGTTGATGCAATGGCAGAGACTTTACTTACGGTTCGCTGTGGTGAAAATTCCGCGGAGGTTTTTCAAGGGGCAGGAATCAAGGTATATAAAACAACGAAGGTATCCGCAAAGGAAAATATCGAAGCTTTTCAGAAAGGAGAACTTGCACCTTTGACTCATTTCCATGGAGGGTTTCACGGAAAAATATGA
- a CDS encoding CD1375 family protein has protein sequence MAETYFMLVINQKRTCDVTNTEMKIVPSNWRSEVEALLNVRGYDTNGFPLEK, from the coding sequence ATGGCTGAAACTTATTTTATGTTGGTGATAAACCAAAAAAGGACGTGCGATGTAACAAATACAGAGATGAAAATTGTACCTTCGAACTGGAGGTCTGAGGTTGAGGCTTTGTTAAATGTAAGAGGCTATGATACAAATGGCTTTCCATTAGAGAAATGA